The region tgcagcgtcctgtgaccactgatgaaggtctagaagatgaccgactcaaacagcagcaatagatgagggatcgtctctgactttacatctacaaggtggaccaactaggtaggagtgtctaatagagtggacagtgagtggacacggtgtttaaaaactccagcagcgctgctgagtctgatccactcataccagcacaacactcactaacacaccaccaccatgtcagtgtcactgcagtgctgagaatgatccaccacctacagtgccttgcaaaagtattcagcccccttgaacttttcaaccttttgccacatttcaggcttcaaacataacgatatgaaattgtaattttttgtgaagaatcaacaacaagtgggacacaatcgtgacgtagaacgaaatttattggatattttaaactttttttagaaataaaaaactaaaaagtggggcgtgcaatattattcagcccctttactttcagtgcagcaaactcactccagaagttcagtgaggatctctgaatgatccaatgttgacctaaatgactgatggtgataaatagaatccacctgtgtgtaatcaagtctccgtataaatgcacctgctctgtgacagtctcagagttctgtttaaagcgcagagagcatcatgaagaccaaggaacacaccaggcaggtccgagatactgttgtggagaagtttaaagccggatttggatacagaaAGATTttccaagctttaaacatctcaaggagcactgtgcaagcgatcatattgaaatggaaggagtatcagaccactgcaaatctaccaagacccggccgtccctctaaactttcagctcaaacaaggagaagactgatcagagatgcagccaagaggcccatgatcactctgaatgaactgcagagatctacagctgaggtgggagactctgtccataggacacaatcagtcgtacactgcacaaatctggcctttatggaagagtggcaagaagaaagccatttctcaaagatatctataaaaagtcacctgggagacacaccaaacatgtggaagaaggtgctctggtcagatgaaaccaaaatcgaactttttggccacaatgcaaaacgttatgtttggcgtaaaagcaacacagctcatcaccctgaacacaccatccccactgtcaaacatggtggtggcagcatcatggtttgggcctgcttttcttcagcagggacagggaagatggttaaaattgatgggaagatggatggagccaaatacaggaccattctggaagaaaacctgttgcagtctgcaaaagacctgagactgggacggagatttatcttccaacaagacaatgatccaaaacataaagcaaaatctacaatggaatggttcacaaataaacgtatccaggtgttagaatggccaagtcaaagtccagacctgaatcccatcgagaatctgtggaaagagctgaaaactgctgttcacaaacgctctccatccaacctcactgagctcgagctgttttgcaaggaagaatgggcaaaaatttctgtctctcgatgtgcaaaactgatagagacataccccaagcgacttgcagctgtaatcgcagcaaaaggtggcgctacaaagtattaatgcaagggggctgaataatattgcacgccccacttttcagttttttatttctaaaaaaagtttaaaatatccaataaatttcgttccacttcacgattgtgtcccacttgttgttgattcttcacaaaaaattacaatttcatatcgttatgtttgaagcctgaaatgtggcaaaaggttgaaaagttcaagggggctgaatacttttgcaaggcactgtaaataatacctgctctgtagtggtcctgtgggggtcctgaccattgaagaacagggtgaaagcaggttaaaaaggtatgtagagaaacagatggactacagtcagtaattgtagaactacaaagtgacaATGAAACATTCGAGTCACTATATTTAAACTTAGTTCAATTTCTAAAGGTTCAACCATTTGTGAAATAAATTGTACTTGAGAGTACCTAAGAGCTCACTGAATTTGAGTGTGGTGCTGTAATAGGATGCCAGGATGAGTACAAGTCTATTTGTGAAATTGCCTTTTAAGTGCCtggccaggctggtagcaccacTGCGTCTTCATGTCATTTTTTAGACACAGTGTgttgtaattatttaaaacCCAAGACAGCTATGTCATGCATATTCCTATCAATGAGACATTGGGAGTAAAACTGTTGGTCTATGTATATTTGTTCAGGCCAGATTTGATGCAGGAGAGCTGATCACTCAGAGAGAGCTTGTCTCAAGGCAGGTCAGTGAAGATCTAAACGAGAGAGCATCCACATTCGGCCTCATCCTCGACGATGTCTCCCTGGTAACCGTTCTTCCTTTTCTTATCTCTTGATCTTCTCTGACATTTTTCGATCGCAGTGCTAACTCTTCATCCTTCTCCTCAGACACACCTGACATTCGGTAAAGAGTTCACAGAGGCTGTGGAGATGAAGCAGGTGGCCCAGCAGGAAGCTGAAAGAGCGAGATTCGTTGTCGAGAAGGTGATGAAGATTATTacgttttcactttttttattttccaatCTAATCGGTTGCACAACTCCCGTTCTGAGAGCCAAAAGGAAAGCCGGATCACCACATGCTCTCTCTGAGACATATGCAATCTGccgccgcttcttatcacctaccAATGATAAAAAGGCAGCAGAAATAGACCCTGTTTTTCCTTCCCTCTCTCAGACGTGACCAACTGTGTTTATGTGGATGCTCAGCCAGGTTGATGGCTCTGTTGAGGCTTTGCAAGGGTGTGCTAGAGCATTAGACCGTTGTGCCActcactgtgtgtttttttttttttgtatccttGGTTCAACGGGTAGATGTTTAGACCTTTGTGACCATGGCTAATGCCATAGACATGAGTGGCTTGGTCAAGTAATGATTCGGCAGAAATATTTGCAAGGTGTCTAGGTGGGGCTGTGGGCTATTCTGAAtttcccggttcgaatctcagctctggcaccggtcaggcacaattggcagtgcctgcagcagacaaaatttgtcatcaagtctgctgggtggaaaaagatCGGACTAATTTAGGACTTCGGTTAGcagcccgaggtgcctgtgcacAAGTGGaggagcctcatgtgcgaatccaccaaggcacggcaaaaaaaaaaaaagggggtcgAGGACTGATGCAATCCTCTGATGCAATCGGGATCCTCACCAGCGAAAGAacaattggctacactaaatcggGACACTTCACACTTAGGAAAAATACACCCCAGAGTTGCGGTGCATCATTAAAACCTAACATATCTGTGTTCGTTTTCATGCAGGCGGAGCAGCAGAAGCAGGCAGCCATCATCTCGGCGGCCGGTGACTCCCAGGCCGCCCTTTTGATCGCCGACTCTCTGGCCGTGGCGGGAGACGGGTTAGTGGAGCTGCGAAAACTGGAGGCAGCCGAGGACATCGCCTTCCAGCTCAGCCGCTCGCGCAACGTCACCTATCTGCCCTCTGGCCAGGGCACGCTGCTGCAGCTTCCTCAGTAAACACACTtgctggacacacacacacatacctgctGGTCTAGACTGAGCTCCACAACAGGTGTTCACAGATGGACTGGGGATTTCCCACCAGTGAGAGGGATTCAGAGCATGGTTAGGgaatccagcagcactgctttgtgtgtgtgtttgctaaaTGTAATACGTTTGATTTTGTATACATTGTTAAAGCAGTAGAGTCTAATGGTAGCAGTTTACCCCAACAGCACTAAAGTCTTCAGAAAATAAAACTTAGACTAGAGTGAAATGTGGGCTTAATGGCGCCATTTGTCTCTCTCTGTGCTGCTGTTAGCCTGATTGTATTCTCCTGTTTGTGTTCCTCCCAATTGTGTTGGAGAAGTAAGACTATGGAACGCCCATCCATTCCAAATGTTATAAAGTGATAAAGTCATAATAAAAAGATTTCTACTGAAGGATAACAACCTTTTCTGTGTGAATTTGAAGTTACGTTTTgacatttatgttttttaaagcagaaattaCAATCCAGCTTTGGTTCCTAAGCCCTGTTCAGATTGGATTAATAcactgtcgagtcacattattatgaccaccggCTTACatccagagtaaccgccgtGTGCGGGGCTGGGAGTGACGCAATAAGGTCCAGGTAGGTCGTCACAGGTAACTGTAGCCATGCTGACTGTAGTGccacccacagctgctggagggagCGTGAGGAAGGATTCAATAGATTCAATATAACACGAcgatcaaggtggtcccacagatgctcaattgggttcaagcCTGGGAAATTAGGGgtccagggtagtacttggaagtcttggtcatgctctttcaACCCATGTCATTTCTAGCagtgtcgcattgtcttgctagaAGATCCAATCTGCTTCAGGAAAGACAATCAGCACGTATGGGTGTACTTGATCTGCAATGATGGATTTCTACCCAAATCGGTTGAGAGTGCCTTCTGCCACAGGGATGCATGGCCGCAGAGAATGCCACGAAAACATTCCCCAGACCATGACGTTGCCATAGCCgtcgaaagtaggaagtggtcttAATAATGTGACATGACAAGTGTGCTGCAGGTATATGGAGcaatgctgactgcagtgcaacccacagctgctggagggtgcgtgAGGGAGGATTCAATAGATTGAATATAACGATCGAGGTGGTCcaacagatgctcaattggactCAAGCCTGGGAAATTGTTTTGTTAACTAAGACGTTACTGTTATGTGTGGATTACAATGTATAACAAAATTCGGGTGAGTGGGGAATGTGGGAACCACTGGTATATTGCTACAGGGATTCAGGGTAATTTCTAGTTTTACCAGCACTTCTGTGGGTTTATTTTTGTCTGAATCAACTGTCATTGTGTTtcccttttatttttaaattacagaGCCAACTGCCTGATGATGTTAAGCAAACTGGGTGGTCTCATCTAAATCAACATCTATGCACGTTTGTAATTAAATGTCTTGTTGCATTCAGAATTtaacataataattataatttgacCTCTTAGTCTTGATAAAGTTTTACCTCCTGTGTGTAAACAGGAAGAGAAACTTTTTGGATGAGTCCAATTCATTAGGTTTAATCAGTAGCACTGTCTGAGTCAAAACATGATTATAATAACAGCTACAGGTATTATACAAATGAATGAGCAGTTGTATCACTGTTTATTCATAAAGGATATTGTTAATAGCACCCCATGCGTTTGAAGCATTTACAGCAATCCATATAAATCTGCTCCTCCTGTGGTCATTTTAGAACCCAAACACATAAAGGGCTCTAGGTTCATTAATGGATAAATCAATCCCACCAGGATCTCACAGCTAAGTCAAGCAAGAGATGTGATTTTGGCTCAGGGGTGACACAGCATTAGCCTTTAACCATCCAATAAAAGTTTATGCATGCCCACAGAAATCCCAATACATTACCGAAAGACGTCTATCAATAGCTAGAGGGAGGACACACTTCCATAAACGTCATCGGTATGGACCAGCAGCAATTGTTGCGTATCGATAAATATTTCGAGAGCTCCCCCCATGAGCCAGCAGGGCTGGCTGTAAGATAGAAAGAGGTTAAAGTGTTCGCTCTATTGTCAGGAGCATGCAGGTTTGATCCCAGTATTTGCCTTCCAGTGGTGCCGCCAGAAGCCAGCTCAATTTAGATTCATTAAATTCCATAATAACAGCAAGAAATGCCCAGAAAGGCCATACCACATGTAGTAAAAAGACCTGCAGGAAGGTTTATGTGACAAGGGAGTgaagggtggccacattcatagtcacaaaaaggaggacattacacccccaaaaggagggcgtcataccaggaacagggggacatgatactgcaacacacagaatgaaaccataacccatataacagagtttttgaccaatttaagcaagaattctataacaaattactgttttactcaccaaatgttgtctacttttgatatttaagttcTTTTTGGTATTTTCACAGtgttcctgagcatgagagctgactaattgactcaagtagaggtgtatgcaAAACAGAGcaagcgggcgaaattcaaccacccaatcactggccaatcgcagaaggtccgcccacGATATGTAGCACTATatgcagtcaaatgaggctgttaaaccaatgaaatacaaagcatttgttttgacatgtacctgagccaatgacagataatattgatcaaaaatgtaaccagttcactccaaaaggaggatttttaagtgtccgtcctagcgttgcatgggcgaaggactggcagctgaaaaaccggactgtccgacctaaagccggacggctggccaccctaaGGGAGTGGCTTGCACAACCATGCTCTTCATCACAAAGTAATCGGATGAAAACCTTAACTTTAAAGCCAAAATCGAACACATTcaaaacaacatttagccagagGCATTATGAAAACAAGTGCTGTATACCACAACTACCGAATGTATCGAAAAAAGGAGCAGCAATTAATAAACACCCTGCTACTTCCAGGGGCAAGAGGTAGATCTATTCTGGTTATGTGACAGCCAGATGCACAGGAAACCCTGCACAAGTAAATGAACAAATAGATTCAAATATTAGCACATTTTAGAACCGAAAGTGTCAGTCAGTTTCAGAAATCGAAGCTAAAAAGCTGTGCCAAtaatgtcaagtcaaatttatttgtatagcgctttttggAATGggcattgtcttaaagcaacttcacagaatccaggaccaacagaccaaaaataccctgttgagcaagccgagggagACAATGGCAAgggaaaactcccttaaaactagaggaagaaaccttgagaggaaccagactcagcagggacctgtCCTTCTTGAATGGcctggagaaaatgcaaaacatgCCATGTTATATTATGATTATGAACCGTTTGAAGAAATGCAAACTTATTTTAAAACATCAATGAAAATCTGTGTATAGATCATAAAGGTCCCATTAATGCAAGAGGGCCCAAGTTTATCTACAAACTAGCTTGCAAGGATgagtgtgtatttatattttatatttttaaaaagaagaaagaattaAAAGTGCTACATGCAACAAAACGCATTTGTAAGCTTTGATATCTGCAGTCTTACCAATGGCACAATAACTTCTGTTTCCAGTTCATCAAACAAAAGCTCTTCCACTTTCACACATTTGCAAGTGCCACTCCTCCTGCACTTCCAAATTCACAcatactcatttacatttacatttacatttttatccaaagcgacttacacaatgagcaaattgtgggttaagggccttgctcagggacccaacagtggcaacttggtggtggcggggcttgaaccgggaaccttctgtttactagtccagtaccttaaccactgagctactcaCACCCACATAGCTGCAACCTCCCTTCCTGCACTTCCACTattcagacatacacacaccataataccgGGACCGTACCGGTCTCCTCTCTTGCACTGTTCACTGTTGTCTGAGGGTGTATGTGTGAAAGTGGAAGTGCAGGAGAAGATACCGTGGCTGAAAGTGGATGTGCAGGAAAGATGACATCTGCAGTTGTGTagatgtggatgtgtgtgtgtaattgtaaaAGTGCAGAAGAGGAGGCTGTCACACTTGTGCCAACAATGCCAACTGAGGATGTATTTGTAAAAGTGGAAGTGCAGTAACAAAAAAAAAGGCAGCTGCAGTTGAAAGGGTTATACATGCTTTATATCTTCTCTTTAAGACTACTATAACTTTGTATGTGGGCGTAGACCAATCATCCCTTCGTCAGTTGCAACTGGTGCAAAATGCAGCAGCCCTTCTTTTAACTGGGggaaagaaaacgtgattcaatAATTCAGTTTTAAGGTATTATTGCTGTTTTTTAAGGCCTTAAATGGGATGGCACCATCATACATTGCAGAACTTTTACAAGTTCGTATTCTGCTGAAAGCCCCAAGGTCTGTCTACCTAATGCTTTTGGAAACCTCAAGGTCTAAGCTCAAGAGCAGAGGTGATCGAACCTTTGCATTAGTAACTTGCCTTCCCAGATTAGGACTGCACAATCACTTGGTGTTTACTTTGGCGTTTAACACTGGCTGAAAGGTGGAGCGACTGtaattaatagttttaatatgtattatgttttaagaatgtaatttattatgtttttcatGGTATTGTAAGATTTATGTGTATTCTTGATGGTTTTTACAGTATGTTACATAGTATACTGAgcctgtacagcactttggtcaaccaAGGTTTGTGTTttaaggtgctatataaataaactttgccttgccttacagttgtgaagattgtgtgtgtgtgtgtgtgcgtgtgcgtgtgtaaaTGTATAATCGCAGAAGAGGAGGTTATTGCACTGTAATGTTGTCATCTGAGGATGTATGTGTGAAAGTGGAAGGGCAGGAAAAAGGCAGCTGcagttgtgtaggtgtgtgtgtgtgtaaatgtattagagtagaatagaatagaataggttGTTGCACTCGTGACATTGCCATCTGAGGGTGTATGTGTAAATgtggatttatttatatttgaggattttaacatcatgttttatacactttggttacattcatgacagaaacgttagttttagttacagttacagttacagttacagttgcatggatgttggctgtgtgtagacgtggttgtgtaggtgtgtgtgtgtgtgtaattgtagaagtgcaggaaagaatgcattacagttgcatggatgttggctgtgtgtagacgtggttgtgtaggtgtgtgtgtaattgtatacgtgcaggagagaatgcattacagttgcatggatgttggctgtgtgtacgtggttgtgtaggtgtgtgtgtgtgtaattgtagaagtgcaggaaagaatgcattacagttgcatggatgttggttgtgtgtagacgtggttgtgtaggtgtgtgtgtaattgtatacgtgcaggagagaatgcattacagttgcatggatgttggctgtgtgtacgtggttgtgtaggtgtgtgtgtaattgtagaagtgcaggAAAGAATGCATTACAGTTGCATGGATGTTGGCTGTGTGTAGACGTgattgtgtaggtgtgtgtgtgtaattatagaaGTGCAGGACAGAGAATGCATTACAGTTGCATGGATGTTGGCTGTGTGTACgtggttgtgtaggtgtgtgtgtaattgtagaagtgcaggaaagaatgcattacagttgcatggatgttggctgtgtgtatatgtggttgtgtaggtgtgtgtgtgtaattatagaaGTGCAGGACAGAGAATGCATTACAGTTGCATGgatgttggttgtgtgtatatgtggttgtgtaggtgtgtgtaattgtagaagtgcaggagagaatgcattacagttgcatggatgttggctgtgtgtagacgtggttgtgtaggtgtgtgtgtgtgtgtgtaattgtagaagtgcaggagagaatgcattacagttgcatggatgttggctgtgtgtagacgtggttgtgtaggtgtgtgtgtgtatgtaattgtagaagtgcaggagagaatgcattacagttgcatggatgttggttgtgtgtagacgtggttgtgtaggtgtgtgtgtgtaattgtagaagtgcaggagagaatgcattacagttgcatggatgttggttgtgtgtagacgtggttgtgtaggtgtgtgtgtgtgtaattgtagaagtgcaggagagaatgcattacagttgcatggatgttggttgtgtgtagacgtggttgtgtaggtgtgtgtgtgtaattgtagaagtgcaggagagaatgcattacagttgcatggatgttggctgtgtgtagacgtggttgtgtaggtgtgtgtgtgtaattgtagaagtgcaggagagaatgcattacagttgcatggatgttggctgtgtgtagacgtggttgtgtaggtgtgtgtgtgtgtaattgtagaagtgcaggagagaatgcattacagttgcatggatgttggctgtgtgtagacgtggttgtgtaggtgtgtgtgtgtgtgtgtaattgtagaagtgcaggagagaatgcattacagttgcatggatgttggctgtgtgtagacgtggttgtgtaggtgtgtgtgtgtaattgtagaagtgcaggagagaatgcattacagttgcatggatgttggctgtgtgtagacgtggttgtgtaggtgtgtgtgtgtgtaattgtagaagtgcaggagagaatgcattacagttgcatggatgttggttgtgtgtagacgtggttgtgtaggtgtgtgtgtgtaattatagaaGTGCAGGACAGAGAATGCATTACAGTTGCATGgatgttggttgtgtgtatatgtggttgtgtaggtgtgtgtgtgtgtgtaattgtagaagtgcaggagagaatgcattacagttgcatggatgttggctgtgtgtagacgtggttgtgtaggtgtgtgtgtgtgtgtgtgtaattgtagaagtgcaggagagaatgcattacagttgcatggatgttggctgtgtgtagacgtggttgtgtaggtgtgtgtgtgtatgtaattgtagaagtgcaggagagaatgcattacagttgcatggatgttggttgtgtgtagacgtggttgtgtaggtgtgtgtgtgtaattgtagaagtgcaggagagaatgcattacagttgcatggatgttggctgtgtgtagacgtggttgtgtaggtgtgtgtgtgtgtaattgtaaaAGTGCAGGAAAGAATGTATTACAGTTGCATGGATGTTGGCTGTGTGTAGACgtggttgtgtaggtgtgtgtgtaattgtagaagtgcaggagagaatgcattacagttgcatggatgttggctgtgtgtagacgtggttgtgtaggtgtgtgtgtgtaattgtataAGTGCAGGAAAGAATGCATTACAGTTGCATGGATGTTGGTTGTGTGTAGACgtggttgtgtaggtgtgtgtgtgtaattgtagaagtgcaggagagaatgcattacagttgcatggatgttggctgtgtgtagacgtggttgtgtaggtgtgtgtgtgtaattgtagaagtgcaggagagaatgcattacagttgcatggatgttggctgtgtgtagac is a window of Trichomycterus rosablanca isolate fTriRos1 chromosome 22, fTriRos1.hap1, whole genome shotgun sequence DNA encoding:
- the phb gene encoding prohibitin — encoded protein: MAKLFESIGKLGLALAIGGGVVNSALYNVDAGHRAVIFDRFRGVQEAVVGEGTHFLIPWVQKPIIFDCRSRPRNVPVVTGSKDLQNVNITLRILFRPVAGQLPRIFTSIGEDYDERVLPSITTEVLKSVVARFDAGELITQRELVSRQVSEDLNERASTFGLILDDVSLTHLTFGKEFTEAVEMKQVAQQEAERARFVVEKAEQQKQAAIISAAGDSQAALLIADSLAVAGDGLVELRKLEAAEDIAFQLSRSRNVTYLPSGQGTLLQLPQ